A DNA window from Budorcas taxicolor isolate Tak-1 chromosome 14, Takin1.1, whole genome shotgun sequence contains the following coding sequences:
- the FSBP gene encoding fibrinogen silencer-binding protein encodes MVGKARSSNFTLSEKLDLLKLVKPYVKILEEHTNKHSVIVEKNRCWDIIAVNYNAIGVDRPPRTAQGLRTLYKRLKEYAKQELLQQKETQSDFKSNISEPTKKVMEMIPQISSFCLVRDRNHIQSANLDEEAQAGTSSLQVMLDRHPVAITVEVKQEEDIKPPPPLVLNSQQSDTLEQREEQELVPVMERSLSPSLSSVDMRMTSSPSSIPRRDDFYRHESGENFRSQLGYDPQILQMLKEEHQIILENQKSFGLYVQEKRDGLKRRQQLEEELLRAKIEVEKLKAIRLRHDLPEYNSL; translated from the exons ATGGTAGGAAAAGCTAGATCTTCCAATTTTACCTTATCTGAAAAGCTTGATTTGTTAAAGCTGGTGAAGCCATATGTTAAAATTCTGGAAGAACACACTAACAAACATTCAGtgatagtggaaaagaatagatgTTGGGATATCATAGCAGTTAACTATAATGCAATTGGAGTAGACCGCCCTCCTCGAACAGCGCAGGGCCTACGCACTCTTTACAAAAGGCTCAAAGAATATGCCAAACAGGAGCTATTGCAGCAAAAAGAGACCCAGTcagattttaaaagcaatatttcTGAGCCAACCAAGAAAGTTATGGAGATGATTCCCCAGATTTCCAGTTTTTGCCTGGTAAGAGACAGAAACCACATACAAAG TGCAAACTTGGatgaggaagcacaggctggtaCCAGTTCACTACAGGTAATGTTGGACCGCCATCCAGTTGCTATTACAGTGGAGGTGAAGCAAGAAGAAGACATTAAGCCCCCTCCTCCACTGGTTTTAAATTCTCAACAGAGTGATACTTTAGAGCAAAGAGAAGAACAGGAATTAGTGCCTGTAATGGAAAGATCTTTGTCACCATCACTTTCCTCTGTTGATATGAGAATGACATCGTCTCCATCTTCTATCCCAAGGAGAGATGATTTTTATCGGCATGAGAGTGGAGAAAATTTTAGGTCACAATTAGGGTATGATCCTCAGATTCTACAAATGCTGAAAGAGGAGCATCagataattttagaaaatcaaaAAAGTTTTGGATTATATGTTCAGGAGAAGAGGGATGGATTGAAAAGAAGGCAGCAGCTAGAGGAAGAGCTGCTAAGAGCAAAAATTGAAGTTGAGAAGCTGAAAGCAATTCGACTACGGCATGATCTACCTGAATATAATAGtctctaa